The genomic region GTATTCCCGCTTCCTCGGGGGTCTTGGACGCCAGCAGCGCGGGCAGCTTCAGATATCCCACTCCGTGCTCTCCGCTGCCCATCCCTCCCAGTTTCACCGTCTCCGCTATCAAATC from Synergistaceae bacterium harbors:
- a CDS encoding FAD-binding oxidoreductase, whose translation is DLIAETVKLGGMGSGEHGVGYLKLPALLASKTPEEAGIHRAIKLAFDPLEIMNPGKLIREEK